Within Mucilaginibacter inviolabilis, the genomic segment TGGGTGTACCTTATATTAAAGATAGTTGGTTGATAGACCAAACCATTTCTGTGGGATACTATGCCCTTACCGATTTTTCGCTGGTTACACCGAAGGCCGGTCTGCTCTCTGACTCTTGCAATTGGTTTAACATCGACGAGATACCTCCCCTGTTATATGATCATGATCAGATGGTTAAGGATTCGCTGCATACCCTGCGCACGCAGCTCTATTACTATCCCATTGCCGAAAAACTACTGCCCACTAAGTTCACCCTGACCGAAATACACGCGGTTTATGAAACTCTGTTAGGCAAAAAACTGGACATCCGGAATTTCCCGAAAAAGCTGGTGTTTTTAGGTTTGATTAAAAAATTGAACGAAAAACGAAACATCGGCCCGCACCGGGCACCGTTTTTATACAAATTTGATCTGAAAAAATACACTAAGGCCCTGGAAACCGGCACAACCTTGACGTAAATATGACAACGTTTTGTTCACATTAAATAAATACAATAATATGACACATTTCCTTATATTTACGTAAAACAAAAGCACCTGATAGCGAGTATTATTCATATATATAAAACATACTATTATGGAAACTAAGGAAAAATCAAAAGGCGAAACCGTAAAGGAAGTAAGGGAAGTTAAAAACACTAAAGCCGAAAAGATCACAACGGCAAAAAGCGCCAACAGATTTAAGCGCAAACCGTTGTTATAAAACCACACGATGGGGCTGTCGGCAAACGCCGCGCCCCCATTGCCTAAATCTTAAAATGCTCACAATGGGCCAAAAAGGCCTCATTAGCATCGGCGCCTATCCCCGGTTCGTCACCAATACTTAACTGATAACCTTCATAACTCACACCGCCAATGCAGGGATCTTCCAGATGCCCCAGCATACAGGTATCCATATCATAAAACCGAATATTCGGACTGGCATATACAAAGTGCAGTTTTGCACTCAGTCCTATACGGCTTTCCAACATCCCCCCCATCATACAGGCAATACCTTTTGAAGCCGCCTCATCGTGAATTTGTTTCGCTTCCAGTATCCCGCCCGATTTTGACATTTTGATATTAATGTAATGGCAAGAGCCGCTATTGATCTGCTTACGGGCATCATGATGGTTGTACACGCTTTCATCTGCCATGATCTTAACGGGTGATAGCTGCATCAGTTGCGGTAAACGATCATCGTACCAGGTACGCATAGGTTGTTCGCAAAATTCAATATCATATTGCCCCATGGCCTGCAGTGCAAAAACAGCATCATCAAAGCTCCAGCCCTGGTTGGCGTCAATACGTATTTTGATATCGCTGCCGATAGCTTCACGTATCTGACGGATGCGTTCTACATCCTCAATCGCATTCTTTCCCAGCTTTACCTTGAGCACAGTAGCTCCTGTGGCTTTAAAATCAAGCGCCTTAAGCGCCATCATATGCGGCCCGGCAATACCAATGGTAATGTCTGATTCTACTTCACGCCGTTCGCCTCCTAATAAACGATATAATGGTACACCGGCATTTTTTGCGGCAATATCAAACAAAGCTATATCAAAAGCACTTTTAATGGTAGTATTACCGGCGGTGAAATTATGCAGCTGTTGCATGCGGGCGGGTATATCCAGGGCATCATGACCTTTCCAAAGTTTGGCAAATTCACGAGCCATTACCAGGCAGGTATCCTGCGTTTCGCCTACGATCATGGGGAAAGCCGAGCACTCTCCTACTCCATAAAAACCGGCATCGGTATGTATCCGGATAAAAACGTTTTGGGCATGATCTAAAGTCCCCGTCGCAATAGTGAACGGTTCCATAGGAATGCTAAAGCGGTATATATCGATATGGGTGATGATTATTTTGTTTTTCACGATGCAGATTTTATGTTTATGATTGTCTAAAGTAACATTTTGCGTCAATAATTTGCACATTGATACTATTACCTTATATTTGCGTTACTACAATATAGTAACAATTCAATTTTAGCCTCATATCCCAATTCACGGGCATTTGTCTGGCTAATTTAAATCCTTCTTAATAATAACATTACAACAGCATAAACATGGCTCAACAAAACACGCCTGAATTTGACTATAACTCAACCAGGAAAAAACTTATCCTGTCTGAATATGGCCGCAACGTACAAAACATGGTTAAATACATTGTTGCGTTGCCTACTAAAGAAGAACGTAACCGCTACGCGCAGGTAGTGATTGATTTAATGGGTTTTTTAAACCCACACCTGCGCGACGTAGCCGACTTTAAGCATAAGCTTTGGGATCACCTGCACATCATATCAGACTACCAGATAGATGTAGACTCACCGTATCCAAAGCCATCACCAGAGGCTATACATATTAAACCACAGCCTTTAAGATATCCACACCAACGCATCAGATACAAACACTATGGCAAAACCATTGAGCTGATGATCGAAAAAGCAAAAAGCATTGATGATGCCGACCGTAAACGCCATATGGTGCAGGCCATTGCCAATTTCATGAAAATGGCTTACGTACAATGGAACAAAGATTCGGTTGCCGACGAAAGTATCCTGGCCGATCTGTACGCCTTATCAGGTGGTACGCTGAAACTGGAAGAAAACATCAACCTTAATCGCGTTGAATTCCGCCCTAACCAAAACAACAGCAATAACAATCAGAACAACCGCGGGCGCAATCAGAATAATAATCAAAACAATCGCGGCCGTAATCAGAACAATAATCAAAACAACCGCAATAACAATAACAACCAAAACAATCGCAACCGTAACAATGGCGGCGCTAAGAAATACTAGTTCAATGGTTCATTAGTGCACTTGAACTATAAAGCAACAACAACCCGGTTATCTGCAAGGTAACCGGGTTGTTTGCTTAAAACCGATCAAATATTTTCAATCAAATATTTGATTGAAAGATCGGCTTGTCTCCATTAATTTTATAATCTTTGCCCTGAAATAGTACGCTTATTTTACTAATTTAAGTGTGGGCAAAAACGAATCATGATCAATCAATTATAAACTCCTATGACTAACGCATTTGTGATAAACGGCGGGAAACCGCTAAAGGGCGAGATTACTCCGCAGGGAGCAAAAAATGAGGCTTTACAGGTAATTTCGGCGGTATTATTGACCGACAAGAAAGTTACCATCAGTAATATACCTGATATAAAAGATGTAAATAAGCTGATTGAGCTGCTGGGCGACATGGGCGTTATTGTGGAGAAAACCGGCGATGATACCTACACCTTTATAGCAAAAGATATTGATCAGGATTTTTTCCAGTCAGAAACTTTTAAATCAAAAGGTGGTGGTCTTCGCGGGTCAATCATGATCGTGGGTCCACTGCTGGCTCGCTTTGGTAAAGCATCCATCCCCAAACCAGGTGGCGATAAAATTGGTCGCAGGCGTTTAGATACCCACTTCCTGGGTTTCGAAAAACTGGGTGCTCAATTTAACTACAACCCTGCCGACGGCTTTTTCAATGTCGATGCTTCCAACCTTAAAGGCACTTATATCCTGCTGGATGAAGCTTCGGTAACCGGTACGGCCAATATTGTAATGGCAGCTGTTTTGGCCAAAGGTATAACCACCATTTATAACGCGGCCTGCGAACCATACCTGCAACAGCTTTGCAAAATGCTGAATCGCATGGGTGCCAAAATAAGCGGTATCGGCTCTAATCTGCTTACCATTGAAGGTGTTAACTATCTTGGCGGTACAGATCATCGTTTACTGCCAGATATGATCGAGATTGGTTCCTTTATCGGTCTTGCGGCCATGACCGGTTCCGAGATCACTATTAAAGATGTAAAATATCCGGAGTTGGGTATGATACCCGACGTATTTAAACGCTTGGGTATTAAACTGGAGCTGCGTGGCGATGATATTTATATTCCGGCACAGGATCATTACGAAATAGAAACCTTTATCGACGGATCAATCATGACTGTTGCCGATGCTCCATGGCCCGGCTTTACCCCCGATCTGATCAGCATTGTATTGGTAGTTGCCATTCAAGCTAAAGGATCGGTACTGATCCATCAAAAAATGTTCGAGAGCCGTTTATTCTTTGTGGATAAACTGCTGGATATGGGTGCACAGATTATCCTTTGTGATCCGCACCGTGCTACTGTTATCGGGTTAGACAAACAAGTTCAACTGCGCGGTATCTCTATGACATCGCCTGATATTCGTGCCGGGGTGGCATTGCTCATTGCCGCACTTTCGGCACAAGGACAATCTACCATTTATAATATTGAGCAAATTGAACGTGGTTATCAACATATTGATGATCGTTTGAGAGCTCTTGGCGCAGATATTACCAGAATATAATTGAAGGTAAAAGGTTAAAGGCGAAAGGTTAAAGGTAGCTGCATCTACCAATGATAAAAACCTTTTGCCTTTAACCTTTATCCTTTCACCTTCCCTCTAAATCGTTACATTTCACTTTTTTGTTTTTAAGAATTGTTATGTTACTTTAGCATTTGGCTTTACCCCCTGCTTTGAGCCTTGTAAAACCTACCAGAACAATGCCATATAAAAACCGAAAGTCAACTTATGCATATTTCATACTGATTTTTGTATTTATAAAAGTAGTTCTTAATTTATTTGCCATAAACCATTTTGGATTTCAGCGCGATGAATTATTACACCTGGTTTTAGCTAATCACCTGGATTGGGGTTATAAAGAAGTGCCTCCCTTTATCGCCATCGTAGCCAAAATATCCAACACTTTTTTTGGGCATTCGCTTTTTGCAGCACGCATTTTCCCTACCATTTGCAGCGGGCTTATTATTTGGTTTGCCGGTTTGATTACAGTTGAATTTGGAGGGCGCAAGTTTGCCATTACCCTAACTTGTTTAGCGCTTATATTTTCGCCGGCATTTGCCGCAAGTGGTTATCTTTTTCAGCCTGTTGTTTTCGATCAATTCTGGTGGGTGTTAACCGTTTGGCTATTGATCAAATACCTTAACACCACCGATGTTAAATACCTGTACTGGTTAGGTCTGGCTGTTGGTCTGGGTATGCTCACCAAGTATACTATGGCCTTTTTTACGTTTGCCCTGATTATTGGTATTCTTATCAGCAAACAGCGTAAACTACTATTTAACAAGCATATATTGGGTGCAGTTTTAGTAGCATTTTTAGTTTGCCTGCCAAATCTCATCTGGCAAATTCAGCATCACTGGCCGCTGATAACGCACATGAAAACCCTGCGCGAAGAACAGCTAAGCTATATTAAACCCGTTGAATTTATTGAACAGCAATTGCTGGTGCATGGTGTAGCTTTTTTTGTTTGGTTCACTGGTTTACTGTTTCTCATCTTCTCCTTCAGGCTGCGCAATTTTCAATTTCTGGCTATAGCTTATGCGCTGATATTTATTTTTTTACTGGAGATGGATGGCAAAAACTATTATCTTTTTGGCGCCTACCCTATGCTATTCGCAGCCGGCGGTTTTGGTTTTGAAAGATGGTTAAAAACCAAAGGTTATATACTGCGCACTTTTACTATAGCCGTATTTGTGTTACCTAATATGCTCTTGCTGCCCATGCTATTGCCCATATTTTCGATAGAACATACCCTGGCATTTTTCAGATTTGCCCATAAAAATATACCGGCCACGGACTTTTTGATTACTTGGGAAGATCAAAAACAACACCCCCTTACACAAGATTATGCCGATATGTACGGCTGGGATGAGCTGGCCCGAAAAGTAGGCGAAGCTTATCATAAGTTAACCCCCGAACAGCAAAAACAAACTCTTGTTTATGCCGATAACTACGGCGAAGCCGGCGCCCTAAATCATTATAGTAAGCAATTCAACTTTCCTAAAGCTATATCCCTCAACAGCAGTTTTACGCTTTGGGCACCAGATAGTCTTCTGTGCAAATACCTCATCTATGTGGATGATAACGGCGGCGAAAATATTCGTCAGTTTGTAGCCGGTAAAATGATCGGCTCCTACCAAAAGCTTGGAGAGATTGATCATTACCTTGCCCGTGAAAAGGGTACCGGTATATATCTGATAACCGATATTAAAGCCCCACTACAAGAACGATATACCAAAGAGCTGGCGAGGAAGAGGTTGGAGTAAATTAAGCGAAAGGCTTGATAAAAACATCTGTAATAAATCGTACAGCTAAAGCGTTCAACAGATACCAACCTTATTATCATATGAGATATTTATCAACCTTATTTTTATTAGCCTGCGTTTGTATCTGTGCATGTAACGATAAGCAGCAGGCAAACAAAAAAAACATATTGGGCAACTGGGTTAAGGTTAGAAGCAAAATAGCACCAACGGGCAAAAACGTAGTGCTCGAACCACCTGAAGACGAGAAACCTGGCTTTACTTTTTATGCAGATCATTCCGTTGAGTATAAATTAGGCTTCTTTAAAAGAACAAATGGTATCCGTATCTTTTTAGGTACAAAATCTAAATTTAAGATCATAGCCAATGATCTAATGATTTTAGATATAGACAGTAATAAATGGAACAAATACCGCCTTATTAAACTCACTACCGATTCATTACAATTCATTTTTGATGGAAGATTAGCAACATTTAAACATTATCAGATCAAGGAAAATACTACGCCGGAATTTGATCAAATAATTTTATCTACTTCGGGCTGTTTTGGGACTTGCCCTGTCTCAAATACCATGATAAATGCCGATGGATCTGTTATATTTAATGGACTATTTTACACCGCTAAGAAAGGATTATTTGCTGGTTCAATTACCAAAGCGCAATACAAACAACTACAAGATAATTTTAGGAATACTGATTTTAATCTATTAAAAAACGATTACAACGTAGGCTGGACAGATGACGAAACCATCAGCACAACTTTTGTAAAAAATGGCAAAATATATAAATCGGTAAACGATTATGGCTTAGCAGCACCCTATCAATTTACCTGGGCTTATGCCCCGCTACGGTATTTATATCAAAGCATAGCCTTAAAAAGCATGCTTGTCCCTGAAGCTACCCCATCTATTAATTACCCCAATGGTGTATATCTTAAAACTGCTAATATGGGTATGGCCTTAACTCAATCAGAGACCTTTTTGTTGTTCTATTATTTACAAAAAGGAAAAGTATCAAACGCTACTTTTAAATCACGTTATAAGTTGAGCTCGCCCTTTGATATAAAAAAGCCCCATGATATTGATACGGATGGACGTTTTTATAAGTTTGAAGTAAACAAAAAGTCAATAATTATTGACATTGGCTTTAATTTTCTTGATATAAACGAGAAAAACTGGCACTGGCAAAAAATTACCGAATAGGATTAAAAAAAGGTGTCATGCAACAGCACAACACCTTTTATCTTTATTCTTTCGCCTTTAAAGTTAAAAACTAGGCCGATATAGCATTAATGATATCATATTGGGTAATGATCTCAATTTTGCCATTACCGTCTTCAACCAGTACGGCGATGTTATCTTTATTGATCATTCCTGAGATCTTATCGATAGAAGTATTCAGATCAACAAAAGGAAATGGCGCTGTGGTAATATTTTTGATCGGTTGCGATTTGATAGATGGATTCTCGATCAGTGAATCCAAAATATCACTTTCCGTGATCTTGCCAATCACCATACCTTGCTGTGTTACCGGAATCTGAGATATGTTGAGTGATTTGATAGTATTGATAGCCTCCAACACGCTTTTTTCGCAGTCGATAGTGATAATTTCCTGCACATCTTTTTTGCTGATGATATCGGCGGCGGTTAGTTTGCCATCCTTTAAAAATCCGCGATCGCGCAGCCAGTCGTCATTATACATTTTGCCCAGGTAACGGGTACCATGATCCGGGAAAATGATCACCACTACATCGCCTTCTTTAAACTTATCCTTCATTTGCAAAGCACCAGCTACTGCCGATCCTGTAGAGTTACCAGCGAAGATCCCTTCTTTGCGGGCAACTTCGCGGGTCATAAGGGCTGCATCCTGGTCAGTCACTTTCTCAAAATGGTCAATCAGGCTAAAGTCGACGTTCTGCGGTAAAAAGTCTTCGCCGATACCTTCGGTGATGTATGGATAGATCTCGTTCTTATCCATGATACCGGTTTCTTTATATTTTTTAAATACCGAGCCGTAAGTATCAATGCCAAGCACCTGGATATTAGGGTTCTTCTCTTTAAGATAACGCGCTATGCCCGATATGGTACCACCGGTACCTACCCCTGCTATCAGATGTGTAATTTTGCCACCGGTTTGTTCCCATATCTCCGGACCGGTTTGCTCATAATGCGCCTGCGAATTGCTCAAGTTATCATACTGATTGGGTTTCCACGAATTTGGCACCTCGCGCTCCAAACGGGAAGATACAGAGTAATAAGAACGCGGGTCTTCGGGCTCTACATTGGTAGGGCAAACAATTACCTCGGCACCAAAAGCGCGCAGGGCATCAAACTTTTCCTTGGATTGCTTATCGGTACTGGTAAAAATACATTTGTAACCTTTAATTACCGCGGCTATAGCCAAACCCATCCCCGTATTGCCCGATGTACCTTCAATAATGGTACCGCCGGGTTTTAGCTTACCGCTTTTTTCGGCATCCTCTATCATTTTAAGAGCCATGCGGTCTTTAATAGAATTGCCTGGGTTAGTGGTTTCTATCTTTGCCAAAACCGTTGCCGGGATATCTTTTGTTACTTTGTTTAATTTAACCAGCGGTGTGTGACCAATGGTTTCCAATATATTGTTATACCACATAAATTTAAATATCTACTAATCCGGTATACTTAGCCGAATAATGCATCAAAATTAACTTTCTTAAATGATATTTCTTTACAGAATAATAAATAGATATACACGCACAGAAAGAATAACACAAATTTTATATTTTTTTTATGGAATAGAGGAAATATAAGAAAAACAAATGTCATCTCGAATAAGGCACGAGGAAAGATTTTATACCTGAGATATTTCAGTTGTATAAAATCATTCTCCACCACTCAAAATGACAAGCAAGAGGGGAAATAAATTCAATAAAACTATCATTCTGAGCATAGCGAAGAATCTATTCTTCAACATATTTATTGTTGAATAGATGCTTCACTTCGTTCAGCATGACAGCATTAAATGATCACTGGCTTCATGAGCCAATTAAAATTTCAAATGCTTAACAGTTAAACCATTATTGATCAGCTGCTTTAACGATTCGATACCGATACGCAAGTGCGTTTCTACAAACTGTTCGGTTACGGTTGAGTCGCTTTCGGCGGTTTTTACGCCCTCCGGGATCATCGGCTGATCTGATACTAACAACAGAGCTCCAGTAGGGATTTTGTTAGCAAAGCCAGTGGTAAAAATGGTAGCAGTTTCCATATCAACAGCCATGGCACGCAGCTCTTTCAAGTATTTTTTAAATACTTTATCATGCTCCCAAACACGGCGGTTGGTAGTGTAGCAGGTACCTGTCCAATAATCGCGTGAAAAATCACGAATAGTTGTAGATATTGCTTTTTGTAAAGCAAATGATGGCAATGCTGGCACTTCTGGTGGTAAGTAATCATTTGATGTACCTTCACCCCTAATGGCGGCTATCGGCAGTATCAGATCACCTACGGCATTTTTCTTTTTCAAACCACCGCATTTGCCCAAAAATATAACTGCTTTGGGGTGTATAGCTGTTAGCAGATCCATCACAGTAGCCGCTACCGAGCTGCCCATACCAAAATTGATGATAGTAATACCATTGGCGGTAACGCTTTGCATCGGCTTTTCCAGACCCATGATCGGCGCGTTATCATTCCATTGCGAAAACAGTTGGATGTATTTCGAAAAGTTGGTTAGTATGATGTATTCGCCAAAAGCCTCTAATGGTCTGCCTGTATAACGTGGCAGCCAATTAACCACAATAGCATCCTTGGTTTTTAATCCCGATTTTACGGGTGTGTGCACTTCCTTTACTACCGGTGCATCGGTAGGATCCTTTTTTACATTCATTTGTTCATTCATATTTTTTGTGTTTTGAGTATCAAGTAACTAGTTCAAATAGTATCAAGTAGCTAGTATCAAGTATCAAGACTTTTAATTCAGGATTAATTATACCGAAGTGATAATCATCTTGATACTTGATACTAGCTACTTGATACCTTAAACAACCTGATACCAATAAATAAAAACCTGTGTATACAACAAACCCCGGCGTTTCACCAGGGTCTGTGTTTATTATAATAAAGATAGCTACTTAATTGATATCAAATTGTTACGCTACTTTTAATTTTTTCAGATCCGATTTTTCAAACTTTTCGTGGGCATAGTCTAAAGTAACCTGCAGTCGCTTTACATCTTTTTTAGATGGGAACTCAAACATGGCATCAATCATGATCGCCTCACAGATGGAGCGCAGGCCCCTTGCGCCAAGCTTAAATTCCATGGCTTTATCTACAATAAACTCCAGCACCTCATCCTCAAAATCAAGCTTTACACCCTCATATTCAAACAGTTTTTTGTACTGTTTCAACAAGGAGTTTTTTGGCTCGGTTAATATGTTACGCAATGCAGCCCTGTCAAGCGGGTTCAAATAAGTTAGTACCGGCAAACGGCCAATCAACTCAGGTATTAACCCAAATGATTTCAAGTCCTGCGGGGTAATATATTTGTACAGGTTTTTCAGGTCAACCTCACTATCATCACGTTTTAATTTATAACCAACGGTTTGCGTACGCAAACGGTTAGCTATTTTACGATCAATACCGTCAAACGCACCACCGCATATAAACAATATGTTGCTGGTGTTTACGGTGATCATTTTTTGGTCGGGGTGCTTGCGGCCTCCCTGTGGTGGTACGTTAACCATGGTACCTTCCAATATCTTTAATAAAGCCTGCTGTACACCTTCGCCTGATACGTCGCGGGTGATGGAGGCATTATCACTTTTACGGGCTATTTTGTCAACCTCATCAATGTAAACAATACCTTTTTCGGCAAGGGTTACATCATAATCTGCTGATTGCAGCAAACGGGTAAGTATGCTTTCCACATCCTCGCCTACATAACCAGCTTCGGTGAGTACGGTAGCATCGCAGATACAAAACGGAACGTTTAATATCTTGGCCATGGTTTTAGCCAGTAAAGTTTTACCCGTACCAGTTTCGCCCACCATAATGATGTTTGATTTTTCAATCTCTACCTCATCCTTATCAATACGCTGGTTTAAGCGTTTGTAATGATTATATACAGCTACAGAAAGTATCTTTTTGGCATCATCCTGACCGATAACATATTGGTCAAGGTGCGTTTTAATTTCGGCAGGTTTTAACAAAGAAGGTGCCGAAGGTGAAGCTTTTACCTTGCGTACCTTTAACTCCTCAGCCAATATTTCATTAGCCTGGTTAACGCATTTATCACAAATGTGAGCGTCGAGCCCTGCAATTAACATCAGGGAATCCTGTTTACCTGCACCGCAAAATGAACACCTGATTTCCTTACTGTTCTTATTCATCTGATTCGTTTGTAATTCAAAATTAACTAATTAGTGGCAGAAAAAAAAGTTTTGAGTTATAAGTACTGGGTTTTAAGCAACAATGAACAGTTGTAAAACCCTCATTATCACTCAAAACCCAACACTCAAAACTTATTTCGGCAGCTTATTTACTCGCTTTGCCGCTGCCTTTTAAAATCTCGTCCACCATACCAAATTCTTTGGCTTCTTCGGCTATCATCCAGTAATCACGGTCTGAAGCGTCCCAAACTTTCTGGAACGGAGCACCACTATGATCGGCAATGATCTGGTACAGCTCTTTTTTCAGCTTGGTGATCTCATGGTAAGAGATCTCGATGTCTGACTGCTGACCTTGTGCACCACCCGATGGCTGGTGGATCATTACCCTTGCATGTGGCAATATAGCCCTTTTGCCTTCGGTACCGGCACATAATAATACCGCTGCCATTGATGCTGCCATACCTGTACAAATAGTGGCCACGTCATTTGATATAAATTGCATAGTATCATAGATACCTAAACCTGCGTAAACAGAACCACCAGGTGAATTGATGTAGATCTGGATATCGCGTTTGCTATCGGCCGACTGTAAGAACAGCAATTGAGCCTGGATAATGTTTGCAATATTTTCATAAATGGCATCGCCAAGGAAAATAATACGGTCCATCATCAAACGTGAAAACACGTCCATCTGGGCCACATTTAACTGACGTTCCTCGATGATATACGGGGTCATACCGGTTGGGGTGTAAATTCCGGATGGCATTCTGCTTCTGTCAACAGCAGAGATATATTTATCTACGTGTAAGCTGTTTAAACGGTGATGCTTAACAGCATAATTTCTGAATTCGTTCTTATCGATGTTACTACTCATGGTTTTTGTTATGTTATTTGTTTAGATGCAGGAGTTACCTGCGATAAATATAGTTTTTAGTTGAATAAAATTCTTACCTGATAGTATGTATTAAGTAAAATATTTTAGTGGTGAAGGTATAATGCACGCGTCATTGCGAGGTACGAAGCAATCTCTATGCTGTACAGATCAACTATTCAAATCCGACCTGCCTGTGTAGAGATTGCTTCGTACCTCGCAATGACGCCTTTTTGAAAGATCAATTGCCCGACTTAAAACACCAAAAGCAACCTTGTGAGTTGCTTTTGGTGTTTTGTACAGAAGTAAAAATGAGCTTATTGCTGCTCTTTTACCAGCTCGCTGAAATCTGTATAAAGAATATCTTTTTTCTCTAAAGTGATTACGCTTTTGATATGATCAAATACTTTAAGCGCTTTTACTTCTTCAAATATCTTGTTAGCATTCTCTTTGTTTTGAAGATATTGTACAGTGTACTGACCTAACTGCTCATCAGGGATAGGCTGAGGGCTGTACATTCTGAACTGCTGATCCAGACGAACTTTTGCTAATGCAAAAACCTCGTCATATTTAATCTCGATCTGATTGTCCTTGATGATCTTGTTTTCGATCAGGGTCCATTTCAGGTTGGTTGCAAAATCATTGTAACCGCCATTCAATTCCTCATCGCTCAGTTTTTCGTTAGTAGCTTTTAACCAACGTTTCAAAAATTCATCAGGCAGGTTAAAATCAACCTTAGCTACGCTCAGTTTGTAAATATCGTCCTGTAATTTACGCTCTGAATCCTGAACCATCATGGTTTCAATCTCTTCAGTAATTTTAGCCGTAAATTCAGCTTCGGTAGTTACTGTACCTTCACCAAATAATTTGTCAAAGAACTCCTGGTTCAAATCGCTTTCTTCTAAACGGTTTACATTTTTAACCGTCAATTGAAATTTCGATTTTAACTCAGCCGCTTCGTCTTCTTCAATTTTTAATAAAGCAGCAACCTTTGGCGCTTCGTTATCAAAAGCTTTCTGAATATCCAGCGTTACTACATCACCTTTTTTCAGGCCGATCAATGATTTTTTTATTTTTTCGTCTTTGATCTGGTCTAATCTAACCGATGCGGTATTGCTTATGCCTCCCTCAAAAACAGAACCATCTGGTGAAAGCTGGGCCAAATCTGCGTAAAGCACGTCATCGTCTGCCGATACGTCAGGATTTGTCATTTTGCCATAGCTGCGACGGATATTTTTGATACGTGAAGCCAATGTTTCGTCATCAACTTTAATCACGTACTGAGTTGTTTTATCTTTTGATGAGAAATCAATATTGAATTGCGGCGCTAAACCTAACTCGTAGTTAAATTCAAAATTATCATTAAAATCCCAGTTATATTCTTTCTCGTCATCAACCTTTGGCAATGGCTGACCCAATACTTCCAGTTTTTGCTCGTCGATAT encodes:
- a CDS encoding mandelate racemase/muconate lactonizing enzyme family protein, translating into MIITHIDIYRFSIPMEPFTIATGTLDHAQNVFIRIHTDAGFYGVGECSAFPMIVGETQDTCLVMAREFAKLWKGHDALDIPARMQQLHNFTAGNTTIKSAFDIALFDIAAKNAGVPLYRLLGGERREVESDITIGIAGPHMMALKALDFKATGATVLKVKLGKNAIEDVERIRQIREAIGSDIKIRIDANQGWSFDDAVFALQAMGQYDIEFCEQPMRTWYDDRLPQLMQLSPVKIMADESVYNHHDARKQINSGSCHYINIKMSKSGGILEAKQIHDEAASKGIACMMGGMLESRIGLSAKLHFVYASPNIRFYDMDTCMLGHLEDPCIGGVSYEGYQLSIGDEPGIGADANEAFLAHCEHFKI
- the murA gene encoding UDP-N-acetylglucosamine 1-carboxyvinyltransferase; its protein translation is MTNAFVINGGKPLKGEITPQGAKNEALQVISAVLLTDKKVTISNIPDIKDVNKLIELLGDMGVIVEKTGDDTYTFIAKDIDQDFFQSETFKSKGGGLRGSIMIVGPLLARFGKASIPKPGGDKIGRRRLDTHFLGFEKLGAQFNYNPADGFFNVDASNLKGTYILLDEASVTGTANIVMAAVLAKGITTIYNAACEPYLQQLCKMLNRMGAKISGIGSNLLTIEGVNYLGGTDHRLLPDMIEIGSFIGLAAMTGSEITIKDVKYPELGMIPDVFKRLGIKLELRGDDIYIPAQDHYEIETFIDGSIMTVADAPWPGFTPDLISIVLVVAIQAKGSVLIHQKMFESRLFFVDKLLDMGAQIILCDPHRATVIGLDKQVQLRGISMTSPDIRAGVALLIAALSAQGQSTIYNIEQIERGYQHIDDRLRALGADITRI
- a CDS encoding ArnT family glycosyltransferase, encoding MPYKNRKSTYAYFILIFVFIKVVLNLFAINHFGFQRDELLHLVLANHLDWGYKEVPPFIAIVAKISNTFFGHSLFAARIFPTICSGLIIWFAGLITVEFGGRKFAITLTCLALIFSPAFAASGYLFQPVVFDQFWWVLTVWLLIKYLNTTDVKYLYWLGLAVGLGMLTKYTMAFFTFALIIGILISKQRKLLFNKHILGAVLVAFLVCLPNLIWQIQHHWPLITHMKTLREEQLSYIKPVEFIEQQLLVHGVAFFVWFTGLLFLIFSFRLRNFQFLAIAYALIFIFLLEMDGKNYYLFGAYPMLFAAGGFGFERWLKTKGYILRTFTIAVFVLPNMLLLPMLLPIFSIEHTLAFFRFAHKNIPATDFLITWEDQKQHPLTQDYADMYGWDELARKVGEAYHKLTPEQQKQTLVYADNYGEAGALNHYSKQFNFPKAISLNSSFTLWAPDSLLCKYLIYVDDNGGENIRQFVAGKMIGSYQKLGEIDHYLAREKGTGIYLITDIKAPLQERYTKELARKRLE
- a CDS encoding NUDIX hydrolase, translating into MNTLSELQDFITNGHKHYMPHISIDAAIFGYHDHQLKILLSGYKALGGYCLPGGYIKRTETLDEAANRIVAESTSLTDLYLKQYKTFGDPDRIKWSELDFEKFSKEVGVPYIKDSWLIDQTISVGYYALTDFSLVTPKAGLLSDSCNWFNIDEIPPLLYDHDQMVKDSLHTLRTQLYYYPIAEKLLPTKFTLTEIHAVYETLLGKKLDIRNFPKKLVFLGLIKKLNEKRNIGPHRAPFLYKFDLKKYTKALETGTTLT
- a CDS encoding DUF4290 domain-containing protein, with amino-acid sequence MAQQNTPEFDYNSTRKKLILSEYGRNVQNMVKYIVALPTKEERNRYAQVVIDLMGFLNPHLRDVADFKHKLWDHLHIISDYQIDVDSPYPKPSPEAIHIKPQPLRYPHQRIRYKHYGKTIELMIEKAKSIDDADRKRHMVQAIANFMKMAYVQWNKDSVADESILADLYALSGGTLKLEENINLNRVEFRPNQNNSNNNQNNRGRNQNNNQNNRGRNQNNNQNNRNNNNNQNNRNRNNGGAKKY